One Alligator mississippiensis isolate rAllMis1 chromosome 16, rAllMis1, whole genome shotgun sequence genomic region harbors:
- the CTXN1 gene encoding cortexin-1 isoform X2: MNDVPTMDYELLSPSLVEHPASTMGMDAEQKTVFAFVIFLLVFLVMLMVRCFRILLDPYSRMPASSWTDHKEGLERGQFDYALV, translated from the coding sequence ATGAATGATGTGCCGACGATGGATTATGAACTGCTATCCCCCTCCCTGGTTGAGCACCCCGCCAGCACCATGGGCATGGATGCTGAGCAGAAAACCGTCTTTGCCTTTGTCATCTTCCTCCTGgtctttttggtgatgctgatgGTGCGCTGCTTCCGGATCCTGCTGGACCCCTACAGCCGCATGCCCGCCTCCTCCTGGACCGACCACAAGGAGGGGCTGGAGAGGGGCCAGTTCGACTATGCGCTGGTGTAG